In the Gossypium raimondii isolate GPD5lz chromosome 9, ASM2569854v1, whole genome shotgun sequence genome, one interval contains:
- the LOC128032611 gene encoding uncharacterized protein LOC128032611 has product MEKGFFDKVEDNAAVRIWAETTQREKGDSLTEGCVSELWDFTRISVIQNDLQEMKEVWDQWDVEAKQLFYCNYGDLPYLLSVKVDKYLFRALAQFWNPAYSCFTFGKVDLTPTVEEYTTLLRCPKIQVDKAYSRAACVPPLLKKLMNITGMSERVDVFALGIYGLVVFPKALGHIDEAVSDLFDRLSKGVTPVPAILAETFRSLNACRKAGEGRFIGCAQLLLAWFHIHFWKVEKVSYRVFSDSYSPLGELVATPRRDDISEEKWIEILQNLQDEDIEWRAPWLILMRYCTDVEILTGSLLGIWGAIGYAPLLVSRQYRSRQFIPATQGLAYCDFSYREDNYKKKVREISNAWNQTRRTKILAVGPTITPEYSQWRDQRINDNIPASNPETARSLKEHL; this is encoded by the exons atggaaaagggGTTTTTTGATAAAGTAGAGGATAATGCGGCTGTGCGAATATGGGCTGAAACGACACAACGAGAGAAAGGCGATAGTCTTACCGAAGGGTGCGTGTCAGAATTGTGGGATTTCACCCGTATCAGTGTAATCCAGAATGACcttcaagaaatgaaagaagTCTGGGATCAATGGGATGTCGAGGCCAAGCAGCTGTTCTATTGTAACTACGGTGACCTACCTTATCTGCTTAGTGTCAAAGTGGACAAGTATTTATTCCGAGCCCTTGCTCAGTTCTGGAATCCTGCCTACAGTTGTTTCACTTTTGGGAAAGTAGATTTGACGCCTACTGTGGAGGAGTATACGACCTTGCTTCGGTGCCCAAAGATTCAAGTCGACAAGGCTTATTCCAGAGCTGCTTGTGTCCCTCCGTtgttaaagaaattaatgaacATCACTGGGATGAGCGAAAG GGTCGATGTCTTCGCTTTAGGTATCTATGGACTAGTGGTTTTCCCCAAAGCTTTAGGACACATAGACGAGGCTGTATCTGATTTGTTTGATCGGCTTAGTAAAGGGGTTACACCGGTTCCGGCAATACTCGCTGAAACTTTTAGATCCTTGAATGCGTGTCGAAAAGCAGGGGAGGGAAGGTTTATTGGATGCGCGCAGCTCTTATTGGCATGGTTCCATATCCACTTCTGGAAAGTCGAAAAGGTCTCTTATCGGGTATTCTCTGATAGCTACTCCCCTCTAGGAGAATTGGTGGCCACGCCAAGACGGGATGATATTTCAGAAGAAAAATGGATAGAGATACTCCAGAATCTCCAGGATGAAGATATTGAATGGAGGGCTCCTTGGTTAATTCTGATGAGATATTGTACCGATGTGGAGATTTTGACCGGTTCATTGCTCGGGATATGGGGAGCTATCGGATATGCTCCTCTACTCGTATCAAGACAGTATAGATCACGACAATTCATACCAGCAACGCAGGGGTTGGCCTATTGTGATTTTTCCTATAGGGAGGACAATTACAAGAAGAAGGTTCGAGAAATATCTAATGCCTGGAACCAGACTCGTCGAACGAAGATCTTAGCCGTGGGTCCGACAATTACCCCCGAGTATAGTCAGTGGCGTGATCAAAGGATCAATGACAACATCCCGGCGTCAAATCCAGAAACTGCTCGATCTTTAAAGGAACACTTATAA